The DNA region GGCGAGGATAAGCCGCTCAAGTATCCCGACATGTTTCATGCCGCGGATCTGATGCTGCTCAACAAGGTGGATCTGTTGCCGTATCTTGATTTTGATGTGACGCGTTGTATCGAGTACGCGCAACGCGTCAATCCCGACATTCAGGTGCTGCAGGTTTCCGCCACCGCCGGGACTGGGATGGAGGCATGGGTGGCCTGGATCGAGGCCGGCATGCAACGGGCTACGCGGCAGAAGTCGGGTATCGTGGATAAACTGCAACAACGCATTACCGAACTGGAACATCGACTTGCCACCCTGCAATCGAAGTCCAACGAATCTGCGTGAGGCGATGATGGCGGAGGCGGCGATCCCCATACCAAGCCGGCGCCAGGTATGCGTGCGCGGGCAGGTGCAGGGCGTGGGATTTCGACCATTCGTCTACCGCCTGGCTGCCGAACTGGGGCTCGACGGCTGGGTGCGCAACGGTGCAGCGGGCGTCGAAATGGAAGTGGAGGGCAGTGTTGGGGATATCGACCGGTTCCTCGCCCGCCTGCAGGCGGAGGTTCCGCCCCTCGCGCGTATCGATGCGATTGAAAGCGCGGAGGTGGCTCCGGTATCCGCCGCACCCGGTTTTCATATCGCAAGCAGTCAAGCGGGTGCGGTGCGCACCGGCATCACACCCGATGCCGCCACCTGCCCGGAATGTCTTGAAGAGCTTTTCGCTCCCAACGACCGGCGCTATCGCTATCCCTTTCTCAACTGCACTCACTGCGGTCCACGCTACACGCTGACCGCCGCATTGCCTTACGATCGCCCCAACACCGCCATGGCGCGGTTTGCGCAATGTTCACTCTGCGCGCAGGAATACCACGATCCCACCGATCGCCGCTTTCATGCGCAACCCAATGCCTGCCCGGCGTGCGGTCCGCGATTGTCGCTTTGTCAGCCTGACGGCGCGGTCATTGCCTGCGACGATCCTCTCGCCGAAACCCTGCGCCGCATTGAGTCCGGACAGATCCTGGCCATCAAGGGGTTGGGCGGTTTTCATCTGGTCTGCGATGCGCGCAACGCGACGGCGGTGGCGCGCCTGCGTCAGCGCAAGCAGCGCGAGGAGAAACCGCTGGCGGTGATGGCGGCAGGGTGTGCGTCGCTGGTCGAACTGGTCGAGCACTCGACGGCGGAACGGGCATTGCTGGCATCGCACCCGCGACCCATCGTTTTGCTGCGCAAGCGCATGGGCTGCGATGACCTGCTGCCGGGAGTTGCGCCGGGTATCGCCTGGCTGGGGGTGATGCTGCCTTACACACCATTGCACTATCTGCTCTTTCACGAGGCGGCGGGACGTCCGTCGGGGCGTGAGTGGCTGGAACAATCCCAACCGCTGTTGCTGGTGATGACCAGCGCCAATCCCGGTGGTGAGCCGCTGGTGATCGACAACGACGAGGCGTTTCTCCGTCTGGCCGACATCGCCGACGCGCTGCTTGTACACGACCGCGAGATTCTGATCCGCTGTGACGATAGCGTGACGCGCACGACAGGTGACCGCGCCGCCTTCATCCGCCGTGCTCGCGGTTACACGCCGTTACCGATACCGCTTGCGGAAGGCGGAGCGCGGGTATTGGCGACCGGCGCCTGGTTCAAGAACACCGTCTGCCTCACGCGCGAGGACGAGGCTTTCGTTTCGCAGCACATTGGCGATCTGGACAATGCAGCAACCTGCAGGGCGTTGGAGGACGTTGTCGAGCATCTGATGAAGGTGCTGGAGATCCGGCCCGAACGCATCGCCCATGATCTTCATCCCGATTTTTTCAGTACGCGTCTGGCGCTGCGTCTGGCCGAGAAGTGGGGGGTGCCGGCCCTTGCGGTACAGCACCATCACGCCCACGTCGCCGCGGTAATGGCCGAACATCGGCTGAGCGGCCCGGTGTTGGCCTTGACGCTCGACGGTGTCGGCCTGGGCGATGATGGGGGTGCATGGGGCGGCGAACTACTGCGCGTCGATGGTGCGCGGTTCGAACGTCTCGGGCATCTGAAAACCCTGGCGTTGCCCGGTGGCGATCGCGCCGCCCGTGAGCCGTGGCGCATGGCGGCCAGCGTGTTGTGCGAGTTGGGGCATGCGGATGAGATTCCCGCGCGGTTTGATCGACCCGGCGCAGCGATGATCGCCCAACTGATCGAAAAGGGGATCAACACACCACGGACCAGCAGCGCTGGTCGCTGGTTCGATGCCGCTGCGGCGCTGCTGGGTGTTCGCGATGTGAGCGCTTTCGAGGGGCAGGCGGCGATGCTGCTGGAAGGCTGTGCCGAGCGTTACGGTAGTGTCGAGCCCGAGGCAGACGGCTATACGTTCGACAGCGATGGCATTCTGGATCTGTTGCCGCTGCTGGCGCGATTGCGCAGTGAGCGCGACGCGGGACGTGGCGCGGCACGATTTCATGCCACAATGGCCCTGGCGTTGGCGGAGTGGGCGGCCGCAGCCGCAAGAACCCATGAACTCGAGCGCGTCATTCTCGCTGGCGGCTGTTTTCTGAATCATCGGCTGAGCAGCGCGCTGCGGCGCTTGCTCGGGGAGCGCGGCATCGAGGTCTGCGAGGCGCGCGAGCTGCCGCCCAACGATGGCGGCATCAGCCTCGGTCAGGCCTGGGTGGCACGCCGGTACAGCGGTGCGAGTTGAAGAGGTGATCTGATCATGTGTCTGGCAATCCCTGCCCGTATCGTCGAGATCCATGACGGTGACCAGGCGGTCGTCGATCTCGGCGGTGTGCGTAAAGAGGTTTCCATTGCGCTGCTGGATGATGTGCGGGTGGATGACTATGTGATCGTGCACGTTGGCTATGCGCTCAACAAGATCGATCCGCAAGAGGCCGAAAAGACGCTGCAGCTCTTCGCGCAGATAAAATGAGCGACGGCAGGAGGGTCGAATCGTTGCGATGCAGTGCCCGGAATGAACTTCACGCAATGAAATCCTTTGACGCGGAGGCACGAAGCCGCAAAGGGTGCGGAGAGAAGGAACATCCGGTCTGTTCCCGGCGCTCCTGGCGCCTTTGCGAGGGTCGTGGTTTTTCCCGCGAACGAAGCTGCACTGTTTGGCATACTTCCCGTCCTCTCACCAAAAAGAGGCCTGGAGCGTCAGGCGACATCATTGAACACCGATCTTTCTTTGCGTCTTTGCGTCTTCACGTTGGATTTACCGGATGAAGTACATCGACGAATACCGCGACGGTAAACTGGCACGGCAGATCGCCGCCGCCATCGCCGCGGAGGTGCATCCCGATCGCTCGTATCATCTGATGGAGTTCTGCGGCGGCCACACCCACGCGATCTTCCGTTACGGCATTCCCGATCTGTTGCCTGACAACGTGCGCATGGTCCACGGGCCCGGCTGCCCGGTATGCGTGCTGCCGGTGGGTCGTATCGACAACGCCATCCAGCTGGCGCGCGACCAGGGTGTCACGCTCTGCACCTACGGCGACATGTTGCGCGTTCCGGGTTCGGATCGCTTCAGCCTGCTGAAAGCCAAGGCGCAGGGTGCCGATATCCGTATGGTTTATTCCAGCGCCGATGCGTTGCAGATTGCACAAGACAATCCGCGGCGGACGGTCGTCTTTTTCGCCATCGGATTCGAGACCACGACGCCGCCCACCGCCGTTGCTCTCAAACAGGCGCAGGCGCTGGATCTGAACAATTTCCATGTCTTCTGCAATCACGTGCTCACGCCGTCGGCGATCTCCAACATCCTCGAATCGCCGCAGGTGCGCGAATTGGGTACCGTGCCGCTCGACGGTTTCATCGGCCCGGCGCATGTCAGCACGGTGATCGGCAGCCGGCCTTACGAATATTTTGCCGAAGAGTATCAGCGCCCGGTGGTGATTGCCGGTTTCGAACCGCTGGATGTGCTGCAGGCGATACGCATGTTGGTGCGCCAGTTGAACGAGGGCCGCGCCGAAGTGGAAAACGAGTTTTCCCGCGCGGTGACGCGTGACGGCAATCTGAAGGCGCAAAGAGTGGTGGCCGAGTGTTTTGAGTTGCGCCGCATCTTCGAGTGGCGGGGCCTGGGTATGGTGCCCTATAGCGGGTTGCAGATTAAGCAGGAGTTCGCGCGTTGGGATGCCGAGCGGTATTTCGATATTCCGCAACTCAAGGTCTCCGACAATAAGGCGTGCGAATGCGGCGCCATTCTGCGCGGCGTCAAAAAGCCACAGGATTGCAAGCTGTTCGGTACGGTGTGTACACCGGAGAATCCCATGGGGTCGTGTATGGTCTCTTCGGAGGGGGCGTGTGCGGCTTATTATTCGTATGGGAGGTATAAGGAGAGTGCTTAGTGATGTGCGGCTGCGCCGCTATTAATTTGATCGGGGGAGCGTCCCCGAAGCCGTGTAACTTTTCTTTGCTTGTCCAAAGAAAAGTTACCAAAAGAAAGGACACCCTGCGTACACGCCGCCCGTTGGGCGGTCCCCTGTGCTTCTCGCCAACGAGGGGCGCGCCAGAAGGGCCTTCCTGGCCCGACTGGCGAGGGCGTGTATCCGTGCACGCCCCCTACGGGCCTGTTCCCCGTTGGCTGCGATGCTCGGCGCTGCCGAAAGGGGCCGAAAGTCAACTTCAACACCTTAAACCCCTGCGCGGCGTGTTTCATTGCGTAAACCCTGCAGCAGCTGAGGGTGTTGACGTTTCCTCCCGTCGGCAACGCAGGGAACCACTCGCAGAGTGGCGCGGCCGTTGGGTGCCCTTTCTTTTCGCCTCTTTTCTTTGGGCATGCAAAGAAAAGAGGTCCGGCTGCGGGGACGGAATCCCCGCATTTAATTGAGGTGGCGTAGCCACACAAAATTTCTCTCCAAGAGTGAAAAAGCAGATAACAATGGCTGTAAGAAAAGACTACATCCGCCCAATCGATTTCAAAACCGGCCGCGTCGACATGACCCACGGCTCCGGCGGCCGCGCCATGGCGCAATTGATCGACGAGCTTTTCATGTCTGCGTTCGACAACGACCTGCTGCGCCAGCACAACGATCAGGCGAGTTTTAACGTGTCCGGCGGACGCATGGTGATCACCACCGATGCGCACGTCGTGAGTCCGTTGTTCTTTCCCGGTGGTGACATCGGCAGTCTGTCGGTGCACGGCACCATCAACGATATCGCCATGTCCGGCGCACGGCCGCTCTACCTCACGGCGGGGTTCATTCTTGAGGAGGGTTATCCGCTGGGTGATCTGCAACGTATCGTCGAGTCCATGGCGCTCGCGTCGAAGGCGGCGGGTGTTCCGGTGGTGGCGGGTGACACCAAGGTGGTGGAACAGGGCAAGGGCGATGGCGTGTTCATTACCACCACGGGCATTGGCGTGGTACCGGAGGGTGTGCGAATTTCGGGCGATCGGGCGCAACCGGGCGATAAGATACTGGTGAGTGGTTATCTGGGGGATCATGGCGTGGCGATCATGTCGCGGCGCGAAAACCTCACGTTCAGCACCAGCATCCTGTCCGACAGCCAGGCGCTGCACGATCTGGTGGCGGCGATGGTCGATGCCGTACCGGATATTCACTGCCTGCGCGATCCGACGCGCGGCGGACTGGCCACGACCCTCAACGAGATGGCGCTGCAATCCAGGGTCGGTATGCGTATTCGCGAAACGGATCTGCCGGTGCGCGAGGAAGTCGCAGCGGCGTGTGAACTGCTGGGACTGGATCCGCTCTATGTCGCCAACGAGGGTAAATTGATCGCCATCGTCGCGGCGGAGCAAGCGGATGCCTTGCTCCAGGCGATGCGTGCGCACCCCAAAGGCGAGTGCGCGGCGATCATTGGCGAGGTGGTCGAGGATGATCACCATTTCGTGCAGATGGAGACCACCTTCGGCGGCAACCGTATTGTCGACTGGCTGACCGGTGAACAATTGCCGAGGATTTGTTGATGGGGTCTCTCGCCAAGGCGCCAAGGGCACCAAGAAAAGCGCAGGAATGAGTCGACTATCGGGGTATCGGCATCCCCGGTTCGTCATACCGGCGCAGACCGGTATCCAGATATAAGGTCTTACAATCTTGGCGCCCCTGGCGCCTTGGCGAGAGATTATGGTGGTAGGAATTCAATGATGCGTGTACTGCTGTTGACGCACACCTTCAACAGCCTCACCCAGCGCTTTTATGTCGAACTGACCGAGCGCGGTCACGAGGTATCCATCGAGTTCGATATCAACGACTCGGTTACCACCGAGGCGGTGGCTTTGTTCAAACCCGACCTCATCATCGCCCCCTACCTGCGGCGTGCGATTCCCGAGGCGATCTGGAAGCACCATACCTGCATCATCATCCATCCGGGTATCGAGGGTGACCGCGGGCCGTCGGCGCTGGATTGGGCGATTCTCAACCGGGAAAACCGTTGGGGCGTCACCGCGCTGCAGGCCAACGCGGTGATGGATGGGGGTGACGTTTGGGCGGTCGCAGAGTTTGCGATGCGCCCGGCGAAGAAAAGCAGCCTGTATCGCAATGAGGTGACCGAGGCGGCGGTGCGTTGTCTGCAGGAGGTGTTGGCCAAGGTGGGTGACACCCGCTTCAGGCCGCGAACGCTGGACTACGCCGCGCCACAGGTGCGCGGGCGGCTGCGGCCGTTGATGCGACAGGCTGAAAGGCGCATCGATTGGCAGTGCGACGACAGTGCCACCGTGCTGCGCAAGATTCACGCCGCCGACGGTTTCCCGGGCGTACTGGATGAGTTGTACGGCAACGAGGTCTATCTGTTCGATGCCCATCTCGAGGATCAGCTGCGGGGTGGTCCCGGCGCAGTGATCGCCCGACGCGATGACGCCATCTGCCGCGCCACCACAGACGGAGCGGTGTGGATCGGTCACCTGAAGGCGAAATCCGCGGGCGACGAACGCAGTTTTAAACTGCCGGCCTCGACGTTGCTGGGGGATGCACTGAATGAAGTGCCGGAGGTGCCGTTGTCGATCTGGGAGGGGGAGGGTCGCAGCACCTACCAGGAGATCAGCTATCGTGAGGCGCGCGGCGTCGGCTATCTCGCCTTCGAGTTCTACAACGGGGCCATGAGTACGGCGCAGTGCCAGCGCCTGCTGAAAGCGTACGAGTACGCACGGAGTCGTGATACCCGTGTCCTGGTGCTGCTCGGCGGCCGTGATTTCTGGTCCAACGGAATCCACCTCAATGTCATCGAGCACGCACCCAGCCCGGCCGACGAATCATGGCGGAACATCAATGTCATCGACGATCTGACCCGTGCCATCATTACCACCGACGACAAGCTCACCATCGCGGCGTTGCGCGGCAACGCCGGCGCGGGCGGAGTCTTCATGGCCCTGGCGGCGGATCGCATCTATGCCCGCGATGGGGTGATACTCAATCCCCACTACAAGTCCATGGGCAACCTCTACGGATCCGAGTACTGGACCTACCTGTTGCCCAAGCGGGTGGGGGCGGAACGTGGCCAGCTGTTGATGCAGGAGCGCCTGCCGGTCGGGGCGCGACAGGAGCGCGAGATCGGCTTGCTGGACGACTGTTTCGGCGCTGATGTCGCGTCCTTCGAGCGGCAGGTGCGCGAGGTCGCGGCAGCGCTCGCGACCGATACCGACATCGATGCGCTAATCGCGGCCAAACGCGAACAACGCCAAAGCGACGAGCGGCAGAAACCGCTGGCGGACTATCGCAACGCAGAGTTGGAGCGCATGCAGCTCAACTTCTACGGTTTCGATCCCAGCTACCATGTGGCACGCTACCATT from Pseudomonadota bacterium includes:
- the hypF gene encoding carbamoyltransferase HypF, which produces MAEAAIPIPSRRQVCVRGQVQGVGFRPFVYRLAAELGLDGWVRNGAAGVEMEVEGSVGDIDRFLARLQAEVPPLARIDAIESAEVAPVSAAPGFHIASSQAGAVRTGITPDAATCPECLEELFAPNDRRYRYPFLNCTHCGPRYTLTAALPYDRPNTAMARFAQCSLCAQEYHDPTDRRFHAQPNACPACGPRLSLCQPDGAVIACDDPLAETLRRIESGQILAIKGLGGFHLVCDARNATAVARLRQRKQREEKPLAVMAAGCASLVELVEHSTAERALLASHPRPIVLLRKRMGCDDLLPGVAPGIAWLGVMLPYTPLHYLLFHEAAGRPSGREWLEQSQPLLLVMTSANPGGEPLVIDNDEAFLRLADIADALLVHDREILIRCDDSVTRTTGDRAAFIRRARGYTPLPIPLAEGGARVLATGAWFKNTVCLTREDEAFVSQHIGDLDNAATCRALEDVVEHLMKVLEIRPERIAHDLHPDFFSTRLALRLAEKWGVPALAVQHHHAHVAAVMAEHRLSGPVLALTLDGVGLGDDGGAWGGELLRVDGARFERLGHLKTLALPGGDRAAREPWRMAASVLCELGHADEIPARFDRPGAAMIAQLIEKGINTPRTSSAGRWFDAAAALLGVRDVSAFEGQAAMLLEGCAERYGSVEPEADGYTFDSDGILDLLPLLARLRSERDAGRGAARFHATMALALAEWAAAAARTHELERVILAGGCFLNHRLSSALRRLLGERGIEVCEARELPPNDGGISLGQAWVARRYSGAS
- a CDS encoding HypC/HybG/HupF family hydrogenase formation chaperone, translating into MCLAIPARIVEIHDGDQAVVDLGGVRKEVSIALLDDVRVDDYVIVHVGYALNKIDPQEAEKTLQLFAQIK
- a CDS encoding hydrogenase formation protein HypD, with amino-acid sequence MKYIDEYRDGKLARQIAAAIAAEVHPDRSYHLMEFCGGHTHAIFRYGIPDLLPDNVRMVHGPGCPVCVLPVGRIDNAIQLARDQGVTLCTYGDMLRVPGSDRFSLLKAKAQGADIRMVYSSADALQIAQDNPRRTVVFFAIGFETTTPPTAVALKQAQALDLNNFHVFCNHVLTPSAISNILESPQVRELGTVPLDGFIGPAHVSTVIGSRPYEYFAEEYQRPVVIAGFEPLDVLQAIRMLVRQLNEGRAEVENEFSRAVTRDGNLKAQRVVAECFELRRIFEWRGLGMVPYSGLQIKQEFARWDAERYFDIPQLKVSDNKACECGAILRGVKKPQDCKLFGTVCTPENPMGSCMVSSEGACAAYYSYGRYKESA
- the hypE gene encoding hydrogenase expression/formation protein HypE, with translation MAVRKDYIRPIDFKTGRVDMTHGSGGRAMAQLIDELFMSAFDNDLLRQHNDQASFNVSGGRMVITTDAHVVSPLFFPGGDIGSLSVHGTINDIAMSGARPLYLTAGFILEEGYPLGDLQRIVESMALASKAAGVPVVAGDTKVVEQGKGDGVFITTTGIGVVPEGVRISGDRAQPGDKILVSGYLGDHGVAIMSRRENLTFSTSILSDSQALHDLVAAMVDAVPDIHCLRDPTRGGLATTLNEMALQSRVGMRIRETDLPVREEVAAACELLGLDPLYVANEGKLIAIVAAEQADALLQAMRAHPKGECAAIIGEVVEDDHHFVQMETTFGGNRIVDWLTGEQLPRIC
- a CDS encoding hydrogenase maturation protein — encoded protein: MRVLLLTHTFNSLTQRFYVELTERGHEVSIEFDINDSVTTEAVALFKPDLIIAPYLRRAIPEAIWKHHTCIIIHPGIEGDRGPSALDWAILNRENRWGVTALQANAVMDGGDVWAVAEFAMRPAKKSSLYRNEVTEAAVRCLQEVLAKVGDTRFRPRTLDYAAPQVRGRLRPLMRQAERRIDWQCDDSATVLRKIHAADGFPGVLDELYGNEVYLFDAHLEDQLRGGPGAVIARRDDAICRATTDGAVWIGHLKAKSAGDERSFKLPASTLLGDALNEVPEVPLSIWEGEGRSTYQEISYREARGVGYLAFEFYNGAMSTAQCQRLLKAYEYARSRDTRVLVLLGGRDFWSNGIHLNVIEHAPSPADESWRNINVIDDLTRAIITTDDKLTIAALRGNAGAGGVFMALAADRIYARDGVILNPHYKSMGNLYGSEYWTYLLPKRVGAERGQLLMQERLPVGARQEREIGLLDDCFGADVASFERQVREVAAALATDTDIDALIAAKREQRQSDERQKPLADYRNAELERMQLNFYGFDPSYHVARYHFVYKVPHSRTPYHLARHRRVDYSCDPA